In the genome of Afipia felis ATCC 53690, the window AGTTCGGCGACCCGCTACACGCCTTCCCGGCAATCACGCTCAGCGCCTGCAATCTGCGCCCGACCTCGCGTGGCGAAATCAGGTTGCGCTCCGCCGATCCGATCGCGAAGCCGATCATCGCACCGCACTATCTGTCGACCGACGAGGACCGCAAGGTTGCCGCCGACGCAATTCGCGTGACTCGCAAGATAATGAAGCAGTCCGCGATGGCGCCTTACCAGCCTGAGGAATATCTCCCCGGCCCCACCGTCGGCGACGACGACGCCTCGCTCGCCAAAGCGGCGGGCGATATCGGCACCACCATCTTCCATCCGGTTGGAACCGCGAAGATGGGTCTGCCTAGCGATCCGCTCGCGGTGGTTGACGAGCGGCTGCGCTTCTTCGGAATCGAACGGCTGCGCGTAATCGACGCCTCGGTGATGCCGACCATCACTTCGGGGAACACCAACACACCGACGGCCATGATCGCCGAGAAGGGTTCCTCTTTCATTCTTGCGGACAATCGCTAGGCAAATCGTCGAATATGACACCATGATTGCTGCCACATTTGAAACGCACAAGGTGCGGAACATCTCATGTGCCGAAGACACATGACGCTGGGAATCCGGCACGCAGAGGCGGCGTCGGGCTTGTGGCGTTTGGTATTCACCCGCGTGGCATCTATAGTGCGAATCGCACCGCCATCAGACAAAGGACGAAAATGATTAGAACACTTCTCGTTGCCGCATTGCTTGCGTCCTCGACGGCTGCGGTCATGGCACAGGGACAGGGCCGCAGCGGCACGCCCGACGAGCAGAAGGCTTGTGCGAAGGACGTTTCGCGCTATTGCCGCTCGGTGATGGATCAGTCCGACCTCGTGGTCCTCTCCTGCCTGCAGCAGCATCGCGCGAAGATCAGCAAGGCGTGCGACGGCGTTCTGGTCAGCCACGGCCAGTAAGACCGCCTGCGAAATATTTCGGCCAAACAAAAAGCCGCCGCATCCCCGATGCGGCGGCTTTTTGCTGTCAGATAATTTTTACGTCACGCGGATTTGCGCACCGCGTTGTCCATCAGTGTCTTGCCGAGCGACCACACCGCGCCGGGCACGCGATGGCTCGCCGCGATCACCTCGTCGAACGAATTCTCGATCCAAGTGCAATCCTCGTCCGTAATGGTAAGCGGCGGCAGCATCTTCACCGTGTGGCTCGCATGGCCCGCGACCTGCGTCAGGATCTTGTGGTCCTTGAACAACGGAATGGTGATAAGCTGGCAAAACAGACCTTTGCTCGCCGACTCCAGCAGATTCCACGACGCCTTGAGCGCAAACGATTTCGGCGGACCGAATTCGACGCCGATCATCAGGCCCTTGCCGCGCACCTTCTTCAACAGTTCGTAACGCGGGATCATCGCGCTCAGCGTGCTGACGATGCGATTGCCGCAGCGCTCGGCGTTCTCGACCAGCTTCTCGGATTTCAGCACTTCGAGCGTGGCGATGCCCGCAGCCATCGCAAGGTCGTTCTTGGCGAAGGTCGAGCCGTGAACGACCGCGCGGTCCATGCGGTCGAAAATCTTGTCGAAGATCGCCTTGCGCATCAGCACCGCGCCGACTGGGACATGGCCGCCCGACAGCGATTTCGACAGCAGCACCATATCCGGCTCGACATTCCAGTGCTCGACGGCGAGGAAGCGGCCGGTGCGGCCGAGCCCGGTCTGGATTTCGTCGGCGACGAAGATCGTGCCGTACTTCTTGCAGAGTGCAGCCGCGCCCGGCAGGTAATCGTCGCTCGGGATGTTGACGCCTTTGCCCTGCACCGGCTCGACGATAAACGCCGCGACCTGACGCGACATCAGCGCCTTTTCCAGCGCCTCGAGGTCATTGAAGGGAATCACCGAACAATCCGGCAGGAGCGGGCCGAAGCCGCCGCGAAAATTCGCATCGTCGGTCAGCGACAGCGAACCGTAGGTCAGGCCATGATAGCCATGGTCGCAATAGATCACGCCCGTGCGACCGGTCGCACCGCGCGCAAATTTGATCGCGGCTTCGACACATTCCGTCCCTGAATTCGCGAAAAACACCTTATCAAGGTAAGGCACCTGCGCGATCAGGCGTTCGGCCAGAACACCGGCGAGCGTGGAAATATCGAGTTGGACGAGATTGGCGAATTCGCTGTCGAGCACGCTTTTCAGGGCATCGCGAATCACCGGATGGTTACGGCCGAGCGCGAACACCCCGAAACCGCTGAGGAGATCGAGGTAGCGCGCATTATCGCGATCAAAGAGGTATTGCCCCTGCCCGCGCTGGAACCCGACGTCATAACCAATGGTTTTAAGAACCCGGACGAGTTGCTCGTTCAGATATCTCGTATGGAGCGCGCCGCGCTGAAACTGGCGGTCGGCGACTATCTCGGAAATGTCTAGATTTGCTTTCACCATGCAGTACATACGTCGTTTGATGGGTCGCTCGTCAACCAAAAAAGCGTCGCGGCCCGTCATCGGCCGGATGGAACATCCAGAGAAAATACGGTTTACTTTCGTTTGCAGCCTACGCGAGGATTCATGCGGAAAATAGCTTGTTCGGCCATCGTTCTACTCGGCACCATCGGCGCTGCTCATGCCGCCGACATTCCCGGTGAATGGCGGGTGAAGGAAGGCGTAGCCACCATCCGCATTGCCGACTGTAACGGCCACCTCTGGGGCGTTGTCGCCTCGGAACAGACGCCAGGCGGAATCGACAGCAAGAACCCTGACAAGGCCAAGCAGAGCCGTCCCACCCTCGGCATGCCCGTCCTCCTCGATATGACGCCGGACGAGGACGAGAAGGGTAAATGGAACGGCCACATCTACAACGCCAAGAACGGCAAGACTTATGAATCGTCGATCAAGCTGGCGTCACCGAACCAGTTGAAGGTCGAGGGCTGCGTGCTCGGCTTCCTGTGCGGTGGCGAGACTTGGACGCGTATCGCCGAACCGGCCTCGCCGGTCGCCGCCAATCCGACAGCACCGCATGCGGGCGCGCCACATACCGGCACGAAGATGACCGGTGCCCCTCGGACCATCGGTCAAAAGGGCGCAACTCCGGCCCCGGTGCCGGGAGCAGCAACGCCCCCGGCTCCCGGTTCAGACATCTGTCTTCTCCCCGACGTCGTCGCGGGGGCGGCCCATTAGGGCCGGCTGAAACAGCACCGCCGCCGCGAGCGTCGTCACCAGCGACAGCGCCATCAGCTTACCCATGCTCGACGTACCAGGATGGCTCGACAGCCACAGGCTGCCGAACGCTGTCGCAGTCGTCATCGCGCTGAAGAAGATCGCGCGCGTCAGGCTCGACTGCAGCAGCTTGACGTGCCCTGCTCGCCACGCCGTCACATAGTAGATCTTGAACGCGACGCCGACGCCAAGCAGCAGCGGCAACGCGATGATGTTGGCGAAGTTGAGCGGCAATCCGATGAGGACGCAAATCTCCAGCGTCACCACGCCCGCGAGGATCAGCGGCACCAGCGTCAGCAGCACGTCACTGAACCGCCGTAGCACGATGTACAAAAGAACGCCGATCGACAGCAGCGCCCAGAATCCCGCCTGAATGAAGGCCATCACGATGGTGTGGCCCGATTCCAGAATCGAGATCGGTCCGCCGACCGCAGTCGGCTCGACCTTCTGAACGGCCGCCGCGAACTTGCGCAGCGTCTCGTTGTCGTTCGGATCGCCAGTCGGCAAAGCCTCTACACGGGCGCGGCCGTCCGGCGTCATCCACTCGCTTACAATCTCCGGAGGCAGCGTCTTCAGCGTGATCGGCTGGGCCTTCAGCGAATTGCGGACCTGTTCCACAACAGTGCGGTAAGGCGACAGGAATATCTCCGAAGCCTTGTCGCGCACCGATTTATCCGACTGCGCGAGCTTCGTCAGGTCGCCTGCAAGACGGTTGGCGGCCGCAGCCACGTCCGGCGGAGATTTTCCGGCCGTGCGCTTGAGGGCTGCCGCCGCATCCGTCAGCGCCGCGACGTTATCGAAATCCTCTGCCGGTGAACCCGGCTGCGATTTGAAGATCGGATCGAGCGCGCCCGCGGCCCGGCGGATCAAACCAAGCTTGGCCTGCTGATCCTCGGGCACGAAGCTTTCCAGCGTCGTGGTGCGGGATACTTCCGGCAGCTTCGAGAGCCGCTGCTGGGCTTCCTTCGCCGCAGCAAGCGATGGCGCCAGCACGTCAACCGCATTGGTTGCCGTGTTGGGATCGCGGCGCAGGTCGAGGTAGGTCGCGATCGATTCCACCTTCGGGCTGCGCAGGTTCATCGGGTTGAAGTCGAAATGCAGGAAATACAGCAGCGGAAGGCCGAGCGTCGCCACGCCGAGCGTGGTTGCCACGATGCCGATGCGGTGGTCTTCCAGGAACTTGTCGACCGGAGCGAGGAAGGCGTAACCGACCGGCTCCTTCTCGCCCGGCGGGTTGAACAGTTTCAGGAGCGCGGGCAGCACCGTCACCGCCATGAAGAACGCGATCAGCATACCGGCACCAGCGATCTTGCCGAGTTCGGATACGCCTTTGTAATGCGTCGGCAGGAACGACAAGAAGCCCGCGGCGGTGGCCACGGCGGCAAGCGTCAGCGGCACCGCCGCATGTTTGGCCGCCGCTTCCAGCGCTTCCTGCAGGTCGGGGATGTCGTAACGGTCTGACCTGTAGCGGACGCTGTACTGGATTCCGAAATCGACGCCGAGGCCGACGAACAGCACGAAAAACGCGATCGATATCAGATTGAACGAATGCGCGATGATCAGCGCCACCGCCGTCGTCACCGACAGGCCGATAGCAAGCGTAATCAGCACAGCGAGAATGATCCGCGGCGAATGCAGCGCGAGCCACAGGATGAAGATCACGATCAGGACCGTGATGATGCCGTTGAGAAGAGCGCCCTCCTGCACCGTGCCAAATTCCTCGTTGGCGATCGGCACCGGGCCGGTCAGGCGCACGCGGGCGTGAAAATTCTTGTCGAAAGACAGATCGTTCGCAGCCTGACGGATGGCGTCGGTCGCAACCTTGCCGGGCTCCAGCGCCTGATAGTCCAGAATCGGCTGGATCAGAATCAGCGAACGCAGGTCGGAGGGCTGAAGCGCCTCGTTGCTGGTGAGTTGTCGCCAGGAAAAGGTGCCGCTGCCGGTCATGAGGATCTGCTCAAGACTTTCGGACACAAGGTTAAGGGGCCGCGCCAGTGCCTCGCGCGGCAGTTTCCCCCGCTCCACGCCCTGCAGCGCGGTCTGAAGCACCCCGGTCAGGCCGCGGATGCTGGGATCGTCATGCAAAATGTCGAAAAACGGCTGCGCCGCCGCGTACTGGCCGGTGATCTTGCCGACCTCGGCCGTTGGCAGGAATAAAAGACCGTTATTCTGGAAAAACGGTGTATCGGCGGGGCGGACCACCGAGGTGAATTTGTCGGTCTGGGGGGTAAGCTTCTTCTCCAGCGCGTCGCTCGCCTGGGCAGCCAGTTCGGGCGTTGCCGCCTCGACAACCGCGATAATCAGATCATTTCGGCCCGGAAAAGCCTTCTCGTAGGCCAGCTCACGCTGCCGCCACGGCAGGTTTTCGGAAATCAATTTGTTAACGTCAGTTGAAATCGCGAAATTGTGCGATGCATATATACCGGCTATGACCGCCAAAATAACGCCAAGAAGTACGGTAAGCCATGCGTGGCGCGTACAGGTCTTGACCAAAGAGACGATAATCCTTGTCAGCACAGGTTTTCTTTCTATTTGAAGCGATCAACTTGAGGGATTGCGCGTTTAGGTAGGCCAGCGGGTTAACTCTGACCTGCCGGATAGGTGCCTTTCAGGCACACAATCGTGGCATAAGACGGAAAATTGCCGAGAACTACTGCGTTATAGCTGCCGTAATGATACACTCCCTCGCCGTTCACGTCTTGTTCTTGTACAGTTCGGATCTCCCCCAATGACTTCATCCACTCCGCTGCTCGATCAGATCAACTGTCCCGCCGATTTGCGCAAGCTCAAAGAAAGCGAGCTGCTGCAAGTTGCGCAGGAGCTGCGCGCGGAAACCATCAACACTGTTGCGGTAACGGGCGGCCATCTCGGCTCAGGTCTCGGCGTGGTGGAACTCACTGTTGCGTTACATCATGTTTTTAATACGCCCGATGACCGCATCATCTGGGACGTCGGCCATCAGGCCTACCCTCACAAGATTCTGACCAGCCGACGTGACCGAATTCGCACGCTCCGGCAAGGCGGCGGATTGTCCGGTTTCACCAAGCGCGCCGAGAGCGAATACGACTGCTTCGGCACCGCGCACTCCTCGACCTCGATTTCCGCCGGTCTTGGCATGGCGGTTGCGCGCGACCTGTCGGGCGGCAACAACAATGTGATCGCCGTGATCGGCGACGGCGCGATGTCCGCCGGCATGGCCTATGAGGCGATGAACAATGCGGGCGCGATGGATTCGCGACTGATCGTCATCCTCAACGACAACGAAATGTCGATCGCCCCGCCGGTCGGCGCGATGTCGTCGTATCTGTCGCGACTGACTTCGAGCAACACCTATCGCTCGCTGCGCGAGATCGGCAAACAGGTCGCCAAGCGGCTTCCAAAATTCGTCGAAAAGGGCGCGCAGCGCGCCGAGGAATATGCCCGCGGCATGCTCTCCGGCGGCACGCTATTCGAGGAGCTCGGCTTCTATTATGTCGGCCCGATCGACGGCCACAACCTCGACCACCTGCTCCCGGTGCTGAAGAACGTCCGCGATTCCAAGGTCGGCCCGACGCTGATCCATGTCGTCACCGAAAAGGGCAAGGGCTACAGCCACGCCGAGACCGCCAAGGACAAGTATCACGGTGTCGTCAAATTCGATGTAGCCACCGGCAAGCAGGACAAGGCCAAGGCGAACGCGCCCTCCTACACGAGCGTGTTCGGCAATGCGCTGGTCAAGCTTGCCGAGAAGGACGAGAAGATTATCGGCATCACCGCCGCGATGCCGTCAGGCACCGGCGTCGACATCTTCCAGAAAGTCTATCCCGAGCGCACCTTCGATGTCGGCATCGCCGAGCAGCACGCGGTGACGTTCGCAGCGGGTCTTGCCACCGAAGGCATGAAGCCCTTCGTCGCGATCTACTCGACCTTCCTGCAGCGCGCCTACGATCAGGTCGTGCACGATGTCGCCATCCAGAAGCTGCCGGTCCGCTTTGTGATCGACCGCGCCGGTCTCGTCGGCGCGGATGGCCCGACCCATGCGGGCTCGTTCGACCTCGCTTATCTCGGCTGCCTGCCCGATATGGTCATCATGGCCGCGTCGGATGAAGCCGAACTCGTTCACATGGTCGCGACTGCGGCCGCCATCAACGATCGTCCCTCCGCCTTCCGCTTCCCGCGTGGCGACGGTGTCGGCGTCGATCTTCCCGCCGAAGGCGTGCCGCTCGAAATCGGCAAGGGCCGCATCGTGCGCGAGGGCTCGTCGGTGGCGATCCTGTCGCTCGGCACTCGCCTCAATGAATCCCTGAAAGCCGCCGACATTCTGAAATCGCACGGGCTGACCACCACGGTCGCCGACGCGCGCTTCGCAAAACCGATCGATACCGATCTGGTGTTGCAACTCGCGCGCGACCACGACGTTCTCATCACCATCGAGGAAGGTGCAATCGGCGGCTTCGGCGCGCAGGTTCTGCACACGCTCGCCGAGGCGGGCGCGCTCGACAAGGGCCTGAAGGTCCGCTCGATGGTGCTGCCGGACGTCTTTATCGATCAGGACAGCCCCGCTGCGATGTACGCAAAGGCCGGTCTCGATGCGAAGGGCATCGTCAAGCGCGTGTTCGAAGCGCTCGGCCGTGAAAACGAAATCAACGCGGTGCAGCTTGCTTAACAAGACTCCTATCCAAACCGACACGATCCAGGTTCTGCTGGCCCAGCCGCGCGGCTTCTGCGCGGGGGTGGTGCGTGCGATCGAGATCGTCGAGCGCGCGCTCGAGAAGTACGGCCCGCCGGTCTACGTCCGTCACGAGATCGTGCACAACAAGTACGTGGTCGAGAGCCTCAAGGCGAAGGGCGCGGTGTTCGTGGAAGACGTCCACGAGGTGCCGGACAACGCCATCACCGTGTTCAGCGCTCACGGCGTCGCCAAGAGCGTGGAAGCGGAAGCGGCCTCCCGCAATCTACCAGTGCTAGACGCCACCTGCCCGCTCGTCTCCAAGGTTCACAATCAGGGCAAGCGCTATGTCGGCAAGGGCCGCCGTCTCGTGCTGATCGGCCATGAGGGCCACCCGGAAGTCGTCGGCACCATGGGCCAGGTGCCCGGTCCGGTGACGCTGGTGCAGAGCGTGGAGGACGTGGCGCAGCTCGACATCCCGAGCGACGCGCCGGTCGCCTACATCACCCAGACCACACTCAGCGTCGACGACACCAGGGACATCATTGCCGCTCTCGCAGAGCGGTTTCCCGATCTTGAGGGGCCTGACACCCGCGATATCTGCTATGCTACGCAGAATCGTCAATCCTCGGTCCGCGACCTCAGCAAGCTTGTTGATCTGATCCTTGTTGTCGGCGCGACCAACAGTTCCAACTCCAACCGTTTGCGTGAAATCGGCACCGAAGTCGGTGTCCCGAGCTATCTGATCGCCGACGGCAGCCAACTCAATCCGGAGTGGCTCCGCGGTGTCAAAACGGTCGGAATCACCGCCGGGGCATCCGCTCCGGAAGTTCTTGTCGATGACGTGATCAACGCCCTACGCCGCATCGCTCCCGTGACCGTGGATGTGGTGCCTGGGCGCGAGGAAAACATCGAGTTCAAGCTGCCGCCGGAGCTGACATCGGTCAGAGCCGGAGCACAGCTCTAATCGGAAAGACGCTTCTTCATGGCCATACCATTTTTCAAGGAAATCAAGATCGGTTCCTACCTGATGAAGCAGAAGCTTCTCGGCCGGAAACGCTATCCGCTCGTGCTGATGCTGGAGCCGCTCTTCCGCTGCAACCTCGCCTGCGCCGGCTGCGGCAAGATCGATTATCCCGATGCGATCCTCAACCGCCGCATGAGCGCGCAGGAGTGCTGGGACGCGGCAGAGGAATGCGGCGCACCGATGGTCGCCATTCCGGGTGGCGAACCGCTGATCCACAAGGAGATCGGCGAGATCGTGCGCGGCCTCGTCGCGCGCAAGAAGTTCGTCTCGCTCTGCACCAACGCGCTGCTGCTTGAGAAGAAGCTCGATCTGTTCGAGCCCTCGCCCTACCTGTTCTTCTCCGTCCACCTGGACGGCCTGAAGGAGCATCACGACCAGTCGGTGTGCCAGCAGGGCGTGTTCGACCGCGCCGTGTCCGCGATCAAGGCAGCAAAGGCGCGCGGTTTCACCGTCAACGTCAACGCGACGATCTTCGACAACTATCCGGCCGAGGAAATCGCGAAATTCCTGGACTTCACCACCGAGCTCGGCGTCGGCGTCTCGATCTCGCCGGGTTACGCCTATGAGCGCGCGCCGGACCAGGAGCACTTCCTGAACCGCAAGAAGACCAAGGAGCTGTTCCGCAGCGTGTTCGCCCGCGGCAAGGGCAAGAAGTGGAACTTCATGCACTCCTCGCTTTTCCTCGACTTCCTCGCCGGCAACCAGAGCTTCGAGTGCGAACCGTGGGGCATGCCCGCACGCAATATCTTCGGCTGGCAGAAGCCCTGCTACCTGCTCGGCGAAGGTTACACCAAGACCTTCAAGGAGCTGATGGAAACCACCGACTGGGATCAGTACGGCACCGGCAAGTACGAGAAGTGCGCGAACTGCATGGCGCATTGCGGCTACGAGCCGACCGCGGCCAATGCGGCGATCACCAACCCGCTCAAGGCGGCGTGGGTCGCGATCCGCGGCATCAAGACCGAAGGTCCGATGGCGCCAGAGATCGACATGTCGAAGCAGCGCCCGGCGCAGTATGTGTTCTCTTCGGAAGTGCAGAAGCGCCTGTCCGAAATCCGCGCGGATGAAGCGAAGGAAGCAGAAGCCAAGGCTGCCAAGCTCGCCGCCGCCAAGGCCGCTCCGGCCGCGGACGCTTCGACCGCCGCTTAAAGCTTGACGTCAAGCAAGACCCAAAAGCCCCGGATAATCCGGGGCTTTTTGTTTTGTAGTTTAAGCAAGCTGAATATTGCGCTTCGCCACAGCCCCAGTTGACGGAGGAAAGCTCCACGCAAAACGAGCACTGTGGCGTCTCGGCTACATCCTCCCCACGCCCGGTATTTTAGATTGACCACCATTACATCCGGAGTCCCGCTCCGGATGAGGGGCTGGGGCATTTCATGAAAAAGCTATTGCTGGGTTCGACAGCGCTGATTGCGCTGACCGTGGCGGCGAACGCCGCAGATCTCTCGCCGAAGACCTACACCAAGGCGCCCCTCACGGCGCAAGCCAACTGGACCGGCTTCTATGTGTTCGGCGGTGCAGGCTACGGCATGTGGTCTGCGGACCAGCAAGTCGACCCCAACCTCCTGCCGATGGACCCGTTACGCACGGGCGGCCGCGGCTGGTTCGGCACCGTCGGCGGCGGCTACGACTGGCAGTTCAGTTCAAACTGGGTCGGGGGCATTTTTGCCGATGCGCAATTCGGCAGCATGAAAGGGACATACGACATGTCCTTCCCGTACAGTGCCACTGCCGCGCCGAAGAATACCGCCAACTATGCCGCAGGTGCCCGTCTCGGCTATCTGATCGCGCCCAACGCGCTGTCCTATGTCAACGCGGGCTACAGTCATGCCGAGTTCTCAGGCTCGACCCTGAGTTCTCAGATTGTACCACCGTTCGCCTTCTCCACGGCCAAACTCAATCTCGACGGGTGGTTCGTGGGTGGCGGCGTCGAGAATTCACTCGACCTGTTTGGCATCTCCACTCCTGGCCTGTTCATGAAGACGGAGTATCGACTCGCCGAATACGGGCGGAAGAACTTCATCCTCACCGAGGGCCCGCTTACCGGACCACTTGGCTCATTCAAACCCTACGTGCAGACCATTTCGACCTCGCTGGTCTACCGTTTCAACTCGAACGGCATACCAGCGCGCATTGCCAGTGCGCCGCTTTATACGAAAGCTCCGGCGGCTGCCCCTAGCTGGACCGGATTCTATCTGTCCGGTGGCGGCGGGTATGGCCTCCTGACCAACGACCAAAGCGTCTCCAGCATCTTCGGCCCGCTGGATGCTCGCATGGGTGGCCGCGGCTGGTTCGGCACGGTCGGGGGCGGCTATGATTGGCAGTTTGCGCCCTCATGGGTCGGCGGCGTGTTTGCGGACGCACAGTTCGGCGACATCAAGACCAGTGCCGATCTCGTCGGTACAGGCCGGGCCGCGTGGCCCAAGAACGACCTCAGCTACGCTATCGGCGTCCGCGCCGGTTATCTCGTTGCGCCCAACGTGCTGTCTTACGTCAATGGCGGCTACAGCCATGCCGAGTTCACAAAGGCAGATTTCTCGCCGGATCTGACATCCTTCACCCTGCCGAAAACCAAATATGACGGCTGGTTCCTGGGCGGCGGCGTCGAGAACTCGCTGAATATCTTCGGCATCTCTTCGCCGGGCTGGTTCATGAAGACGGAATATCGTTTGGCCGAATACGGACGGAAGTCGGTCTCGGTCATTGAGAACGGTGGCGGAGCGCCGCTGCCGTATTCCTTTAAGCCCTACATCCAGACTGTCGCGACCTCGCTGGTCTATCGCTTCAACTGGAGCGGCGCGCCGATCTCGGCGAAATACTGAGGCAGAACACAATCTGAAAACAAAAGCCCCGGATCGCTCCGGGGCTTTTTGTTGCATCGAGTTTTGTGGACCGGCCCAGGCGAGCCGCAGCGAGCGCCTACTCTGCCGCCTCAGCCAAGCGAAAGCCGGAAGCGCCATCGAGACGGCTGCGATAGCTGCGCAGACCGCGCAGCGCGCGGTTGAAGTCGCGCCCCGAGTGCACCAGCGCGCGGATTTGCGAAGGCCGCCGCGCAATGCCGCGCATCACCTTCCAGACATCGACATCGCCATTGGCCTTCAGCGCAGCGGCTGCGATCTCGGGCAGCGCGCGGTGTGCGGGATCACTGATGACGCGCAGGGCCGCGAACGGCAGGCCATACTGTTCGGCGTAGCGAGCAGCGATGTGGCTTTCCATGTCGACGGCATCGGCACCGGTGGCCGAGCGCAGCGCAGCCTTGGCTTTGCGGCCGAGCACGACCTCCTCCACGCCGACAAGGACGCCGCGCATGATGCGATGCTCGCCTTCCGGCAGACCGTACAGAGCCTGGCTCAAACCCTCGGCGGCGACCCAGCGGCCCTTGGCCGCAACAATCTCGGAGGCGATGACGATGTCACCCGAACGCAACTTCGGGCTCAACCCGCCGGCCACACCAAAGCTGACGATTCCGCTGATACTCGCGGGATCAAACGACATCATCATTTCGCGGAGTTGCACCGGATTGCTGGAGCTGCAGATCACCGTCAGGCCGGGACCCGCGGCAATTCGGGCCTCCTGCTTCAATCCGGTGACGATAAGAACCGGTTTTTCGGTCTGCTGTTGTGCGGCGTCTTCGCCTGCCATGTCAGTCACATTCCAGCCCCTACAAACCGGCTGTTGCTGGTTCGCAAATTCCTATATCTGGCCATCGCCCACAAGGGGAAGAACTTAGAATATCCGTGGTATCGCAAATAGAACACACGTGGGAACCCGCCTCCGGTGTAATCGGGTTCCTGCCAGAATCCGTCCGCACGCTGAGATTGCACAAGATTTATGACGCCCTTCTGGGTAGCAGAACTATCCACCCGTCCCGCCGCCATCAGGGCCAACGTCGCCCAGGCCGTCTGTGACGCTGTGGTGCCCGACCGCTCGTAGCCCTTGTAGCCCAGCTTGTAGCTGTTCCCGTCCTCGCCCCAGCCGCCGTCCGGGTTCTGGATGGCCTCAAGCCAGTCGGCCGCCCTGGCGATCATCGGGTCGTCGTGCGGGACACCTGCGACATTCAGGGCACACAGCGCCGACCAGGTGCCGTAGACGTAGTTGATGCCCCAGCGGCCGAACCAGGAGCCGTCGGCGAACTGGGTCTTCCGCAAATACTCGACGCCACGGCGCATCGGCTCGCTGGTCTCGAGCGTGTCCCCGAGCTGCGCCAGCATCGAGATACAGCGGGCGGTAACGTCGTCGGTCGGCGGATCGAGCAGCGCGCCGTGGTCGGCGAACGGGATGTTGTTCAGGTAATATTCGAGGTTGTCGGCGTCGAACGCGGCCCAGCCGCCGTCGACGCTCTGAAGGCCGAGGATCCATTCCTTCGCCCGGGCGATCGCCTCGTCGTATTTCGTGGTGCCGTCCATCCGGCGCACGCGGTCCATCGCCATCACGACCACGGCCGTGTCGTCGAGGTCTGGATAATGCGCATTGTTGTACTGGAACGCCCAGCCACCGGGGCGAACGTCCGGCCGCTTGTCGGCCCAGTCGCCCCTCACGTCGAGCACCTGACGCGGCAGCAGCCAGTCGAGCGCGGCCTTCGCCGCTTCCAGATCGGTGTCGGCACCGCTCTCGATCATCGCATGCGCCGCGAGCGCGGTGTCCCACACCGGCGAGACGCAGGGCTGACAATAGGCCTCGTCGTCCTTGATGACGAGCAGCCGCTCGACCGATTCACGCGCAAGTGCGCGGTTCGGATCGCTCGGAGGATAACCGAGCACATCGTACATCATGACGCTGTTGACCATCGCCGGAAAGATCGCACCGAGACCGTCGACGCCGTTGAGGCGCTCGGTGACGAATTCCTCCGCCTTCTTGATGGCACGCTTGCGCATGCCCTTGGGGAAGAACGGATCGGCGATACGCAGCACGCGGTCAATGATATCGAAGCTCGTGAACCACAACTGACTCTGGTGCGGCGCCTTCGGCGTCGGGCCGATCGTCTTCGGGT includes:
- the dxs gene encoding 1-deoxy-D-xylulose-5-phosphate synthase, which translates into the protein MTSSTPLLDQINCPADLRKLKESELLQVAQELRAETINTVAVTGGHLGSGLGVVELTVALHHVFNTPDDRIIWDVGHQAYPHKILTSRRDRIRTLRQGGGLSGFTKRAESEYDCFGTAHSSTSISAGLGMAVARDLSGGNNNVIAVIGDGAMSAGMAYEAMNNAGAMDSRLIVILNDNEMSIAPPVGAMSSYLSRLTSSNTYRSLREIGKQVAKRLPKFVEKGAQRAEEYARGMLSGGTLFEELGFYYVGPIDGHNLDHLLPVLKNVRDSKVGPTLIHVVTEKGKGYSHAETAKDKYHGVVKFDVATGKQDKAKANAPSYTSVFGNALVKLAEKDEKIIGITAAMPSGTGVDIFQKVYPERTFDVGIAEQHAVTFAAGLATEGMKPFVAIYSTFLQRAYDQVVHDVAIQKLPVRFVIDRAGLVGADGPTHAGSFDLAYLGCLPDMVIMAASDEAELVHMVATAAAINDRPSAFRFPRGDGVGVDLPAEGVPLEIGKGRIVREGSSVAILSLGTRLNESLKAADILKSHGLTTTVADARFAKPIDTDLVLQLARDHDVLITIEEGAIGGFGAQVLHTLAEAGALDKGLKVRSMVLPDVFIDQDSPAAMYAKAGLDAKGIVKRVFEALGRENEINAVQLA
- the ispH gene encoding 4-hydroxy-3-methylbut-2-enyl diphosphate reductase, whose protein sequence is MLNKTPIQTDTIQVLLAQPRGFCAGVVRAIEIVERALEKYGPPVYVRHEIVHNKYVVESLKAKGAVFVEDVHEVPDNAITVFSAHGVAKSVEAEAASRNLPVLDATCPLVSKVHNQGKRYVGKGRRLVLIGHEGHPEVVGTMGQVPGPVTLVQSVEDVAQLDIPSDAPVAYITQTTLSVDDTRDIIAALAERFPDLEGPDTRDICYATQNRQSSVRDLSKLVDLILVVGATNSSNSNRLREIGTEVGVPSYLIADGSQLNPEWLRGVKTVGITAGASAPEVLVDDVINALRRIAPVTVDVVPGREENIEFKLPPELTSVRAGAQL
- the hpnH gene encoding adenosyl-hopene transferase HpnH produces the protein MAIPFFKEIKIGSYLMKQKLLGRKRYPLVLMLEPLFRCNLACAGCGKIDYPDAILNRRMSAQECWDAAEECGAPMVAIPGGEPLIHKEIGEIVRGLVARKKFVSLCTNALLLEKKLDLFEPSPYLFFSVHLDGLKEHHDQSVCQQGVFDRAVSAIKAAKARGFTVNVNATIFDNYPAEEIAKFLDFTTELGVGVSISPGYAYERAPDQEHFLNRKKTKELFRSVFARGKGKKWNFMHSSLFLDFLAGNQSFECEPWGMPARNIFGWQKPCYLLGEGYTKTFKELMETTDWDQYGTGKYEKCANCMAHCGYEPTAANAAITNPLKAAWVAIRGIKTEGPMAPEIDMSKQRPAQYVFSSEVQKRLSEIRADEAKEAEAKAAKLAAAKAAPAADASTAA
- a CDS encoding outer membrane protein, which encodes MKKLLLGSTALIALTVAANAADLSPKTYTKAPLTAQANWTGFYVFGGAGYGMWSADQQVDPNLLPMDPLRTGGRGWFGTVGGGYDWQFSSNWVGGIFADAQFGSMKGTYDMSFPYSATAAPKNTANYAAGARLGYLIAPNALSYVNAGYSHAEFSGSTLSSQIVPPFAFSTAKLNLDGWFVGGGVENSLDLFGISTPGLFMKTEYRLAEYGRKNFILTEGPLTGPLGSFKPYVQTISTSLVYRFNSNGIPARIASAPLYTKAPAAAPSWTGFYLSGGGGYGLLTNDQSVSSIFGPLDARMGGRGWFGTVGGGYDWQFAPSWVGGVFADAQFGDIKTSADLVGTGRAAWPKNDLSYAIGVRAGYLVAPNVLSYVNGGYSHAEFTKADFSPDLTSFTLPKTKYDGWFLGGGVENSLNIFGISSPGWFMKTEYRLAEYGRKSVSVIENGGGAPLPYSFKPYIQTVATSLVYRFNWSGAPISAKY